One segment of Variovorax sp. PAMC28562 DNA contains the following:
- the pgsA gene encoding CDP-diacylglycerol--glycerol-3-phosphate 3-phosphatidyltransferase — protein MFWTLPTIMTWTRIVAIPLIVGVFYLPIAEPMRNLIATVMFIIFALTDWLDGYLARKLNQTSAFGAFLDPVADKFLVCASLLVLVHLQRADVFVALIIIGREIAISALREWMAQIGAGKSVAVHMLGKVKTVVQMVAIPFLLFNGRLFGLIDTGLWGHWLIWISAVLTVWSMVYYLQKAIPEIRARAK, from the coding sequence ATGTTCTGGACTCTGCCGACCATCATGACCTGGACGCGCATCGTCGCGATCCCGTTGATCGTCGGCGTGTTCTATTTGCCCATCGCCGAGCCGATGCGCAACTTGATCGCGACGGTGATGTTCATCATCTTCGCCTTGACCGATTGGCTCGACGGTTACCTGGCACGCAAGCTCAACCAGACATCGGCTTTCGGTGCATTCCTCGATCCTGTGGCCGACAAGTTTCTGGTCTGTGCTTCGCTGCTCGTGCTGGTACATCTGCAAAGGGCCGATGTGTTCGTCGCGCTCATCATCATCGGCCGTGAGATCGCCATCTCTGCGTTGCGTGAGTGGATGGCGCAGATAGGGGCCGGAAAAAGCGTCGCCGTGCACATGCTCGGCAAGGTGAAGACGGTCGTGCAGATGGTCGCAATACCGTTCCTGCTTTTCAACGGAAGGCTCTTCGGCCTGATCGACACCGGGTTGTGGGGTCACTGGCTGATCTGGATTTCTGCCGTGCTTACGGTCTGGTCGATGGTGTACTACCTGCAGAAAGCCATTCCGGAGATCAGGGCCCGGGCCAAATGA
- the uvrC gene encoding excinuclease ABC subunit UvrC, with the protein MSDVHSDQLLSEVAALPQLPGVYRYFDAAGAVLYVGKARNLKKRVANYFQKSHGGTRIGHMISKIVRMETTVVRSEAEALLLENNLIKSLKPRYNILFRDDKSYPYLKIASHTFPRLAYYRGATDRKHRYFGPYPSAWAVKETIQLLQKVFKLRTCEDTVYANRTRPCLLYQIKRCTGPCVGNITPEDYAHDVTNAEAFLMGDTHLVLTALEGRMTSHAERLEFEQAAELRNQMSALSRVLHQQSIEIASDKDVDILAVKVQGGKACVNLAMVRGGRHLGDRPYFPVHVEDATAINSDDFEAEQADVAHMGAPAAAIDSVAVQVLEAFIAQHYIDVPVPATLVLSELVSRELIEAVSQQSGTRITAVFQPREQRRRWLEMAQTNAGLQLARLLAEEGSQQARTRALTDALELAPDDLDNFRVECFDISHTAGEATQASCVVFEHHTMQNREYRRYNIEGITPGDDYAAMRQVLHRRYSKLAEVMAAETDAPTAGDASGAGTDAPAKTRAARMPDLVLVDGGKGQVSMAREVFGALGLPLSLIVGVEKGEGRKVGLEELVFADGREKVYLGRDSAALMLVAQIRDEAHRFAITGMRAKRAKVRVGGSQLEDIPGIGPKRRARLLQRFGGIRGVAAASVEDIASVDGIATDLAEEIYRALH; encoded by the coding sequence ATGTCAGACGTGCATTCCGATCAACTGTTGAGTGAAGTGGCAGCCCTGCCGCAATTGCCGGGCGTGTACCGCTATTTCGATGCGGCGGGCGCCGTGCTCTACGTGGGCAAGGCGCGCAACCTGAAGAAGCGGGTCGCCAACTACTTCCAGAAGAGCCACGGCGGCACGCGCATCGGCCACATGATCTCGAAGATCGTGCGCATGGAGACGACCGTGGTGCGCTCGGAAGCCGAGGCGTTGCTGCTCGAAAACAACCTGATCAAGTCGCTCAAGCCGCGCTACAACATTCTCTTTCGCGACGACAAGAGCTATCCGTACCTGAAGATCGCTTCGCACACGTTCCCGCGCCTCGCCTACTACCGCGGCGCAACCGATCGCAAGCACCGCTACTTCGGCCCCTATCCGAGCGCGTGGGCGGTGAAGGAAACGATCCAACTGCTGCAGAAGGTTTTCAAACTGCGCACCTGCGAGGACACCGTGTATGCGAACCGGACGCGGCCATGTCTGCTGTATCAGATCAAGCGTTGCACCGGGCCGTGCGTAGGCAACATCACGCCCGAGGACTACGCGCACGACGTGACCAACGCGGAAGCCTTTTTGATGGGTGACACGCACCTCGTGCTGACCGCGCTCGAAGGCCGCATGACGAGCCACGCGGAGCGCCTCGAGTTCGAGCAGGCGGCCGAGCTGCGCAACCAGATGTCGGCGCTGTCGCGCGTGTTGCACCAGCAGTCGATCGAGATCGCCTCGGACAAGGACGTCGACATCCTGGCGGTGAAGGTGCAGGGCGGCAAGGCCTGCGTCAACCTGGCGATGGTGCGCGGTGGTCGGCACCTCGGCGACCGGCCCTACTTCCCCGTGCATGTGGAAGACGCGACCGCCATCAACAGCGATGACTTCGAAGCCGAGCAAGCCGATGTAGCCCATATGGGCGCACCGGCTGCCGCCATCGATTCGGTCGCGGTCCAGGTGCTCGAGGCATTCATCGCACAGCATTACATTGACGTGCCGGTGCCGGCCACGCTGGTGTTGAGCGAACTCGTCAGCCGCGAGCTGATCGAGGCGGTGTCGCAGCAGTCGGGCACGCGGATCACGGCCGTGTTCCAGCCGCGCGAGCAGCGTCGGCGCTGGCTGGAAATGGCGCAGACCAATGCCGGCCTGCAGCTGGCGCGCCTGCTGGCCGAAGAAGGCTCCCAACAAGCGCGGACGCGCGCACTGACCGATGCGCTCGAACTCGCTCCCGACGATCTCGACAACTTCCGCGTCGAGTGCTTCGACATCTCGCACACGGCTGGCGAGGCCACGCAGGCATCGTGCGTGGTGTTCGAGCATCACACGATGCAGAACCGCGAATACCGCCGCTACAACATCGAGGGCATCACGCCGGGCGACGACTACGCCGCCATGAGGCAAGTTCTGCACCGTCGCTACAGCAAGTTGGCTGAAGTCATGGCGGCAGAGACGGATGCGCCGACCGCGGGCGATGCGAGCGGCGCTGGCACCGATGCGCCCGCCAAAACCCGTGCCGCGCGCATGCCCGACCTGGTGCTGGTCGACGGCGGCAAAGGCCAGGTGTCGATGGCGCGCGAAGTCTTCGGCGCGCTGGGGCTTCCACTGTCGCTGATCGTCGGTGTCGAAAAGGGTGAGGGGCGCAAGGTCGGGCTGGAAGAACTGGTGTTTGCCGATGGGCGCGAAAAGGTCTACCTTGGCCGCGATTCCGCCGCGCTCATGCTGGTCGCGCAGATCCGCGACGAAGCGCATCGCTTCGCCATCACCGGCATGCGTGCCAAGCGCGCCAAGGTGCGTGTGGGCGGCAGCCAGCTCGAAGACATTCCGGGCATCGGCCCGAAGAGGCGTGCGCGTTTGCTGCAACGTTTTGGCGGCATTCGGGGGGTGGCAGCGGCGAGCGTCGAAGACATCGCGTCGGTCGATGGCATCGCAACGGACCTGGCCGAAGAGATCTATCGGGCGCTTCACTGA
- the earP gene encoding elongation factor P maturation arginine rhamnosyltransferase EarP has translation MQWDIFCKVIDNHGDLGVCWRLCCQLAMRGQRVRLWLDERSALQWMAPKGRAGVSVIDWSDPDAVKAAASGTPCDVLIEAFGCDPAPELIERFANAQDTTTLPHGRRPWINLEYLSAEPYVERLHSLPSPVFRGPGAGLTKRFFYPGFTAGTGGLLREPDLMAERTRFDRAAWLAQRQIDWHGERLISLFCYEPPALAALLNQLATAMEPTRLLVTAGRATLAVQACLSSSANPDAASTSEGALSISYLPHLTQPDFDRLLWSCDLNFVRGEDSFVRALWAGAPMVWQIYPQDDDAHHVKLGAWLDWLDAPPSLRAFHRTWNGFGGVDSGEAALPALEAEALPEWQATINAARDRLLAQDDLVTQLMQMCAGKS, from the coding sequence ATGCAATGGGACATCTTCTGCAAGGTCATCGACAACCACGGCGATCTGGGCGTGTGCTGGCGCCTGTGCTGCCAGCTTGCAATGCGCGGGCAACGCGTCCGCCTGTGGCTCGATGAGCGGTCGGCGCTGCAGTGGATGGCGCCGAAGGGACGCGCGGGCGTATCGGTCATCGACTGGAGTGATCCAGACGCAGTGAAGGCCGCCGCCTCGGGCACCCCTTGCGACGTACTGATCGAGGCCTTCGGCTGCGACCCGGCGCCGGAACTGATCGAGCGTTTTGCGAACGCGCAAGACACCACGACATTGCCGCATGGACGCCGGCCGTGGATCAATCTGGAATACCTCTCGGCCGAACCCTACGTGGAACGTTTGCATAGTCTGCCCTCTCCTGTCTTTCGCGGTCCAGGCGCGGGCCTGACCAAGCGCTTCTTCTATCCCGGCTTTACGGCAGGCACCGGCGGGTTGCTGCGTGAACCCGACCTCATGGCCGAACGCACACGATTCGATCGCGCAGCTTGGCTGGCGCAGCGACAGATCGACTGGCATGGCGAACGATTGATTTCTCTCTTCTGCTACGAGCCTCCCGCCCTCGCTGCTCTGCTGAACCAGTTGGCGACCGCGATGGAACCGACGCGGCTGCTGGTGACGGCCGGCCGTGCGACCTTGGCAGTGCAAGCGTGCCTGTCGAGCAGTGCCAACCCTGATGCCGCTTCAACAAGCGAAGGCGCCTTGTCCATCTCCTACCTGCCGCACCTCACGCAGCCAGATTTCGACAGGCTGCTGTGGTCTTGCGACCTCAACTTCGTACGAGGCGAAGACTCTTTCGTGCGCGCCCTTTGGGCCGGTGCACCCATGGTCTGGCAGATTTATCCGCAGGACGACGACGCACACCACGTCAAGCTCGGCGCATGGCTCGACTGGCTCGATGCTCCACCGTCGCTGCGAGCGTTTCATAGGACATGGAACGGCTTTGGCGGTGTCGATTCTGGCGAAGCGGCACTGCCCGCACTCGAAGCCGAAGCGCTCCCTGAATGGCAGGCCACGATCAACGCGGCGCGTGACCGCCTCCTCGCACAAGACGACCTCGTCACCCAACTGATGCAGATGTGCGCCGGGAAAAGCTAA
- the efp gene encoding elongation factor P: MKIAQEIRAGNVIMHGKDPMVVLKTEYSRGGRNSATVRMKLKSLVANFNTEQVFKADDKIDQIVLEKKECTYSYFADPLYVCMDTEFNQYEVEAENMGDALNYLEDGMTLEVVFYDEKAISVELPTSVEREITWTEPAVKGDTSGKVLKPAKISTGFEVPVPLFVAQGDKIEIDTRTGEYRKRV, from the coding sequence ATGAAAATCGCTCAAGAAATCCGCGCCGGCAACGTGATCATGCACGGCAAGGACCCGATGGTTGTCCTCAAAACCGAATACAGCCGCGGCGGCCGCAATTCCGCCACCGTCCGAATGAAGCTCAAGAGCCTGGTGGCCAACTTCAACACCGAGCAGGTTTTCAAGGCCGACGACAAGATCGACCAGATCGTGCTCGAGAAGAAAGAGTGCACCTACTCGTACTTTGCCGACCCGCTGTACGTCTGCATGGACACCGAGTTCAACCAGTACGAAGTCGAAGCCGAGAACATGGGCGACGCGCTCAACTACCTCGAAGACGGCATGACACTCGAAGTCGTGTTCTACGACGAGAAGGCCATTTCCGTCGAACTGCCGACCAGCGTCGAGCGCGAAATCACCTGGACCGAGCCCGCCGTCAAGGGCGACACGTCGGGCAAGGTGCTCAAGCCGGCCAAGATCTCGACCGGCTTCGAAGTACCGGTGCCGCTCTTCGTGGCGCAAGGCGACAAGATCGAAATCGACACGCGCACCGGCGAATACCGCAAGCGCGTCTGA